TCGGTGCGGTCCTCAGCACCAGGCGGTCGGCCCCGACCGAGATCAGCAGGGCGTTGCTGTCGCAGTAGGGCGTCCCGGCGCCCGTGTTGTTGTGGATGCTGCCCACCGGGTCGTCCTTCCCGCCCTGGCTGATGGTGATCCGGAAGTCGGCCCGGAGCGTCGCCGCCGGGGAGGTGAGCACACCGGACCAGGTGCCCAGGTACTCGGCCGGGACCAGGCCGGCCGGCGGCTGCCCCGTCGGGTCCGCCCCGGACCCGGTCGCGGACGGGGTGGCGGCAGGCGTGCTCCGCCCGGGAGAGGCGGCGCCCGACCCGCTGCTCGACCCCGATCCGGGCGGGCTGCCCGCGGCAGGGCCGGTGGCGGCCGGGGGCACGCCGCTCCCGCCGCCCGTGTCGGAGCCCCATCCGTTGGCGAGCCAGCCGGCCAGGCCCACGACGACCACCACCGGCAGCACGGCGACGAGCAGGGTGCGCCGCAGTCGCGCGGCCGCAGTCCTGGGCGCGGCCGGCGGGTTGACGCCGGCCGCGGTGCCCGCGCCGGGCCGTCCGGGCCAAGGGCCCGGGGCCGCCGTGGGGGGTGGTGGGGGCGAGACCCACGGCTCCGCCGGCCCGAAACGGCCGCTCGGTGTGCCCGCTGCGCCCGGTGCCCCGGGGGTGCCGGGCCAGGAGGCGCCCGGGGCGGTCGGCAGGGGCCCGGTGCCCCCGGCGGCGGACGGGTCGGCCGCGCCGTCCGGGTGCACCTCGCCCGGGCCGCCCGTGGCGGGTTCCGCTTCGGAGTCCAGGTCCAGCAGCTCGACGGCCAGGCGCGCGAGCGAGCCGGCGACCGCCGGGGGCAGCCAGTCCCCGCCGAGCCGGTGCGGGGCCGGTCCGGCTCCGGGCCCGCCCGCCGGGGCCAGCACCTCCAGCAGCCGCTCCGGTGCCGGTCGACGCTCCGGATCCTTGGCCAGGCAGGCGGTCAGCAGCTCCCGGAACTCCGGATCCTGCGGCAGCAGTCGCCCGAGGTCGGGTTCCTCGTGCACCACCCGGTAGAGGAGCACCGGCGCGCCGGTGTCCGAGCCGAACGGGGCGATGCCGGTGGCCGCGTAGGCGAGGACGGCCCCGAGCGAGAACACGTCCCCGGCCGGTCTGGAGGGCAGGCCCTGGGCCTGCTCGGGGGAGAGGTAGCCGGGGGAGCCGATCACGAATCCCGACCGCGTGAGCGCGGTGGCCGCGTCGAGGGACCGGGTGATGCCGAAGTCGATCAGGCGCGGACCGTCCAGCGCCAGCAGGACGTTGGACGGCTTGACGTCCCGGTGCACCAGCCCGAGGGCGTGCACGGCCGCCAGCGCCTCGGCGAGTCCCAGCGCCAGCACCCGGACGGCCGGGCCGGGCAGCGGGCCGAACTCCCGTACGGCGGCCGCGAGCGAAGGCCCTGCGACATAGGCCGTGGCGACCCAGGGCCGCTCACCCTCGGTGTCGGCGTCCAGCACCGGAGCCGTCCAGCGCCCGCCCACCCGCCGCGCCGCGCTGACCTCCTGGCGGAACCGCACCCGGAACTCGTGGTCCGCCGCGTACTCCCGGTGCACCGTCTTCACCGCGACCGTCCGACCACCCGCGGTGCGGCCGAGATAGACCTGCCCCATACCGCCGGCGCCCAGCCGCCGGAGCAGCCGGTACTGACCGATCCGACGGGGATCCGCCGCGTCCAACGCCTCCATGGCCTGCCCGTCCCCTGCCGACACCCCACCCAGGACCGGGCGCCGGCACCCGTCCGACCCGCTCGCCCGCGGGTGCGATCGGGGCGGCCCGGCCGATTCCACCACGGACTGTACGTCAAAGCCCCTCCCGGGGGCGGCCCCGCCGGCGCCCATCCGTCGCACGGGGCCAGGGCCGGGTGACGCGGACCACCCACCCGGTGACGCTTCACCGGACTCGTCGCACCGCTGCGCCCGTTCCACTCCGACGGACCTGCTTCCAGCCGCCGAAGGACGCTGCCGCCCGGGCAAGTCCGGCTCCGTGACGGAGCAATTGGGCACGGTGGTGCTGATGTGCGGCCTTCCTGGAGCGGGCAAGACCTTGTCGACGCATGGTGCAGGGCCGGCACGCCCCGGGTGCCGACCCTGCACCCCTACGTGATCAGATCGGTGGAGGATCAGCAGAACCGGACGGAGAGCCGGGCCGTGTTCGGGGCGGTGTCATAGGTGACGGCCTGACCCGACGTCACGTAGGCCTTGCCCGCGCTCTCGCACGCGGCGGCGCTCGGGTACATGCCCGCACCGGTGTAGCCGGACGCCGACGGGATGCAGCGAACGCCGAGCGCAGGGCCGACGTTCCCGAACCCTTCAGCGTGCACGGGTGCCACCCAGCGCGGGTGGCACCCGTGCACGCTACGGGCGCGATGTCTGTTCAGCGCCTTCCGGTTGCCGTCATCACCGCTGTGCGGCGTCGCGCGCCCAGTCGCCGAGGACCGGTACGCAGCGTTCGGCGAAGTCCTCGAAGTCGGCGGGCGTGTTGTAGACGTGGGTCGAGAGCCGGAAGTAGCCGATGCCGTCGAAGCTGGTGAACGCCACCTCGACGCCCAGCTCGGCCGCGACCCGGTCGCGCAGGGCGTCGGCGTCGGCGCGGTTGGTGGCCAGGCCGGCGGGGAGCCGGACCAACCGCAGGGCGTTCACCGGCATGCCGACGTCGGCGGCGGCGCTCTCGCCGGTCAGCTCGGTGAAGGCCTCGCCGATGATCCGCTCGGCGTAGTCGGCCAGCTCGTGCAGGTAGCCGCGGACCGTCTTCCAGCCCCAGGTCCGCTCGACGAAGGCCAGGGCGGTCGGCGCCGCCAGGTAGCTGGTGGCATCGATGGTGCCCTGGGTGTCGAACCGCTCGGGGAAGGGCTCCTCGGCCCCCCAGGAGTCGATCAACGGGTGGAGCTGCTCGCGGAGTTCGCTGCGGACCACCAGCGCCGAGGCACCGCGCGGGGCGCAGCCGAACTTGTGCAGGTTGCCGACCCAGGCGTCGAACTCCAGCCCGGCCAGCGGGTCCTCGGCCAGGCCCGGCACGTGCGCCCCGTCGATCAGCAGCGGGATGCCCGCCGCCCGGGCCGCCGCGCCGACCTGCGCCACGGGCATCCAGCGGGCGGTCGCCGAGGTGATGTGGTCGAGGACGATCAGCGCCGTCCGGTCGGTGACGGCGTCGAGTACCGCCGCACAGGCTGCCTCGGCGGTGGCGTGGAGCGGCACCCGCGCGGTCCGGACGCTGCCTCCCCAGCGGCGGGCCAGCCGCTGGGCGCCCATGGTGACGGCGCCGTAGCCGTGGTCGGTGACGAGCACCTCGCCGCCGGGCCGGGCCGGGAGGTTGCCGTAGACGACACTGGCCCCGCCGCTGGCGTTGGGTACGAGGGCCAGGTCACGCACCTCGACCCGCAGGAACTCGGCGATCTCCGCCCGGGCGGCCGCGACCCGCCGCGGCAGGCCCGGGAACCACACCACCGGCGCCCGGTCCATCTCGGCCCGCAGCCGCTGCTGCTCCTGCTGCGCCGCCTGCGGGACGGCGCCGAAGGATCCGTGGTTGAGGTGCCGCAGGGCCGGGTCCAGGGTCCAGGCGTGGGCGGCGGGGCGGCCGTCCGGCAGCAGCAGAGGGAGCGGTGCGGCACTCATGTCGTCTCCGTTCGGAGGTCGTCGGTCACCGGCGGGCAGTCGTCGGTGATCTGCCGGGAACGGGAGCCATCCTGCCGTCCGACGGCTGCCGCGATCACGGCGGCCTCCGGTTCGGTCGGCCGGGTCGGCGGGGGCACGGCCCGCTCGGCCATGACAGGGGAGTTCCACGGGGCAAGGGCGGCGAGCGCGACCCCGGGCCCGTCGCTCCTGGCCCGGACGCGGGCGCCGCGAAGGGGACGGCGAGGACCGGCCCCGGCACGGCTCAGCGCGGCAGGCTGTGCTCGGCGTCGATCCGGCGGATCGTGCCCGTCCGGGAGCGCATGACCAGGGAGCTGGTGGTCGCGCTCTCGCTGCGGTAGCGGACCCCGGGGAGGAGGTCGCCGTTGGTGATGCCGGTGGCGGCGAAGAACACGTTGTCGCCCCGTACGAGGTCGGTCGTGGTGAGTACCCGGGTGAGGTCGTGCCCGGCCTCCCGGGCCCGGTGGCGCTCGGCGGCGTCCTTGGGCCGGAGGCGGCCCTGGATCACGCCGCCCGTGCAGCGGACGGCGCAGGCGGCGATGACGCCCTCCGGGGTGCCGCCGATCCCCAGCAGCAGGTCGACGCCGCTGTCCGCCCGGGCGGCCATGACGGCGCCTGCCACGTCCCCGTCGGCGATGAGCTTGATGCGGGCGCCGGCCTCGCGGATGTCCTTCACGAGGCCGGCGTGCCGGGGGCGGTCGACCACGACGACGGTGATGTCGCCGACCGGGACGCCCTTGGCCCTGGCCACCGCCCGGATGTTCACGGCGGCCGGTGCGGTGATGTCGACCACCTCGGCGGCCTGTGGGCCGGTGACGAGTTTGTCCATGTAGAAGACGGCGCCGGGGTCGAACATGGTGCCCCGGTCGGCGACCGCCAGGACGGCGATCGCGTTGTCCATGCCCTTGGCGGTGAGTGTGGTGCCGTCGATCGGGTCGACCGCGACGTCGCAGGGCGGGCCGCTGCCGTCGCCGACGTGCTCGCCGTTGAACAGCATCGGGGCCTGGTCCTTCTCGCCCTCGCCGATGACGACGACGCCCCGCACGGCGACGGTGGCGAACAGCGAGCGCATCGCCGCGACCGCCGCGCCGTCGGCGCCGTTCTTGTCACCGCGCCCGACGAACCGGCCGGCGGCCAGTGCGGCCGCCTCGGTGATCCGGACCAGTTCCAGGGCGAGGTTGCGGTCCGGCCGCGGTCCGGCCGGGTGCAGCGGGGGGTTGGCCGCGTCGGGGTGTGGTTCGGTCGGCACAGGATTCCTCCGGTGGGGGGCCGGCGGTGTCGGGCGGGGCACGATGCCGCCGGTCACCGGTGGGTGGTGCGTTCGGCGGGGGCGCAGGGGACGGCTCTCATCACGTCCGCCGCGTCCCAGGCGTGCAGTCCGGCTCCGAGGCAGCCCGCGCGGTCGCCCAACGCGGCGGCGACCAGGTGGGGTCGCCGGTGGAAGGTCAGTTTTTCGTCGAGCCGGGCCCGCAGCGGGCCGAGCAGCAGGTCGCCGGACTCCGCGAGGCCTCCGCCGAGGACGACGACCTCGGGGGCGAGCAGGGTGACGGCGGCGGTCAGCGCGGTGGCGAGACCCTCGACGGCGCGCGCCCAGACGGCCCGGGCGGCCTCGTCGCCCTCGGTCAGCCGCGCGGCGACCTCGTCGGCGCCGGCGACGGTGTGCCCGGACAGCGCGGTGTAGGCCATGGCGATCCCCGCCGCGGACGCCACGGTCTCCAGGCAGCCGGCGTTTCCGCACGGGCAGAGCCGGCCGTCCGGCTCGACGACGAGGTGGCCGAGTTCGCCCGCGTAGCCGCCGGCCGCCAGCAGCCGGCCGTCGCTGACGAGGGCGGCCGAGATGCCGGTGCCGATCGCGACGAACAGCGCGTCCTGGGCGCCGCGGGCGGCGCCCAGCCGGACTTCGGCCAGCGCGCCGGCCCGCACGTCGTGGCCGAGCGTGACCGGCAGGCCGGTGCGCTCCTCGATGACCGAGGCGAGGGGCAGGTCCCGCCAGCCGATGTTGGCGGAGTAGACCGCGAGGGAGCGCTCGGTGTCGACGATGCCGGGAACGACCACACCGGCGCGGCGGACGGCGAGGCCGTGCTCCGCGGCCCGGAGCGCGAGGGAGCGCAGGGCCGACACGATCGCGTCGACGACGGCTTCCGGTCCGTGCGCGCGGGGGGTCGGCCACCGCTCGGTGACCAGGAGGGCCGACCCGCGGTCGAGCAGGGCCCCCTTCATGCCGGTGCCGCCGACGTCCAAGGCGATCACGCACTCGCCGAGCAGCGGGCGGTCAGCCATCCAGTCCCTCCAGGGCGGTGGCGCGGCCGAGTCGGTGCGCGCGGGCCGGTTTCCCGGGCGGGGTCGGCCCCGCGGTGGCGGGGAGTGCGGCCCGGTTCGGCCGGCGGGCGTGTTCGACGGTCGTTCGAACCGGTGATGTGTCGGACATGGGCGGCTTTCTGGTCGGTGGGGGACGGCGACTGCCGGCCGAGGGCCACAAGGCCCGGCAGCCGGCAGCCGCCCGGACGTGGCCGGTGGTTACCCGGCCGCCGGGCTACTTGACCGATCCGGCGGTGAGGCCGGAGACGACCTGGCGCTCGATGAAGGCGAAGAGCACCACGACCGGGACGATCGCGACGACGGACCCGGCGAAGAGGTAGTTCCACTGGACGGTGTAGTTGCCGATGAAGCCGTTGATGCCGACGGTGAGCGGCTGGCTCTCCGGGACGGTCGACAGGGTCAGGCCCATCACGAACTCGTTCCAGGCCGCGATGAAGGTGAAGATCACGGCGGTGACCACGCCGGGCAGGGCGAGCGGCAGGGTGACGCGGATCAGAGCCTGGAACCGGCTCAGCCCGTCGATCATCGCCGCCTCCTCCAGCGCGACCGGGATGGAGGAGATGTAGGCCGTGAGGATCCAGATCGCGAACGCCAGGTTGAACGCGGCGTTGCAGATCATCAGCGTCCAGACCGAGTTGAGCATGTTCAGCTGGTAGAACTCGCGGTACAGGCCGACCAGCAGGGAGGTCGGCTGGAACATCTGGGTGACCAGGACGAGCAGCAGGAACAGCTTGCGTCCGCGGAAGCTGATCCGGGCCGTGTAGTAGGCGGCCGGCAGGGCGACCAGCAGGACCAGCAGCGTCGACCCGCCGGCGACCAGGAGGGTGACCCGCAGGTTGCCGCCCAGGGTGGAATCGCGCCAGACGTCGACGAAGTTCGACCAGGCGAAGTGCTTGGGCAGGTAGGTTCCGTCGCGCAGCTCGTCGGCCGGGCGCAGGGCGGTGACCACCATCTGGGTGTACGGCAGCAGGAAGACGGCGGCCAGCAGCCAGGCCACCGCCGCGATGACCAGGGTGCGCGGGCGGAACCGGCGGCGGGGCCGGGGGGTGACGGTCGGTTCGGCGGTGCGGGGGCGGCCCTGGGGGGTGCGGGGCCGGTCGAGGGTCTGCGGGCTCATCGGTTGTCCTCCTCGTTCCAGCGGCTGACCTTGAGGAAGAGCAGCACCATGATGACGACCAGCGCGAAGTTGACCACCGACATGGCCGCGCTCTCGCCGATGTCGGTGTCCTTCAGCTGGTACATGAAGACGGTGGTGGTGGCGGTGTCGCTGCTCGGGCCGCCTCGCGTCATGCCCCAGATGACGGGGAAGGAGTTGAAGACGTTGATCAGGTTGATCACCACGCCGACCAGGAAGGCGGGGCGCAGCAGCGGCAGGGTGATCAGCCGGTAGGTGCGCCAGGTGCCCGCGCCGTCGACCTCGGCGGCCTCGTAGAGCTCGGCGGGTACGGTCTGCAGGCCGGCGAGCAGGGTGTAGGTGGTGAACGGCAGCGAGACGAAGATCGCGACGAACATCATCCACGGCCAGGCGGTGGACGGGTCGCCCAGCCAGTCGCGGGGGCTGTCGATGATCCCGAGGTCGACCATGGCGGTGTTGAGGACGCCGGCGGTCTGGTTGAGCATCCACTTGAAGCCGATGGCGGTCATCAGCACGGACGCGGCCCAGGGGGCGATCAGGGCCCAGCGGGTGAGGCGCCGTCCGGGGAACTCCTGGTTGAAGAGCTGGGCCAGGGCCAGCGAGGTGATCATGGTGACGGCGACCACGACGACGGTCCAGATCACCGTGACGGTCAGGACGTGGCCGAGGTCGGCCTCGCCGAAGAGTTTGCGGTACTTGTCCAGGCCGGCCGAGCCGCGGACGAAGCCGCTGGGGCTGATCCGCTGGAACGAGGTGTGGATCATCTCGTAGACGGGCCACACCACGACGGCGAGGATCAGCAGGACGGCCGGGCCTATCCAGGGCAGCGGACCGAGCCGTTCGAAGCCCGGGCGGCGCACGGCCTTCGGGCTCCGGTCCGGCCGCTCGGCCTTGGAGCGGGAGAGAGTGAGGGACACCGGTGGTGCCTTCCGTACGTGTACGGCGGTGGTGCCGCACGGAGCGGGATGGTGCTGGTGCGGGGCGGCGGAGAGATGTCAGGGCGCTCCGCCGCCCCGCGGTCGGGGGCCGGCCGGGCGGCTACTTGTCGGCGGCCGCGGCCTTGGCCTTGTTCTGCAGGTCGCCGAGCACCTTGGCCGGGTCGTCCTTGACGGCGGTGCCGATGCTCTTCTTGATCTCGGCGGAGACGTTGTCCCAACTGGTCTTGCCGAGCGGGTAGAAGGAGGCCTGCGGGAGCAGCGCGAAGAACGGCTCCAGGTCCTTGTGCTTCCCGCTGGTGGTCATCTCCTTGAGGGTGTCCTGGGTGACCGGCATCAGGTTGTAGAGCTCGTCGAACTTCAGCGTGTTCTCCTTGGTGTACGCGAAGTCGAGGAACTGCTTGATCTGCTCCTTGTGGCCGTTCTTCTTGAAGGCCATGGTCCAGTCGGCCACGCCGAGGGTGGACTTGAGTGCGCCGTCCTTGCCCGGGATGGCGGCGACGCCGTAGTCGACCTTGCCGTCCTTGGCCATCTGGATCAGCGAGGGGTGGCCGTTGAGCATCGCGGCCTTGCCGGCGGCGAAGTCGGCGAACGCGGTCTTGCGGTCGGTGCTGGCCGGGTTGGCGTAGGTGAGGCCGGGGTCGACGAGGTTCGCCTTGAGCCACTTGAAGGTCTCGACGTTGGCCGGGCTGTCGAGGTGGTAGCCGCCGGTGGTGTCGGTGATGCCGCCGGCGTTGCCCAGCTCCCACATCGCGCTCTCGCCCTGGGCCTCCTCGGGGCCGAGCGGCAGGGCGTAGGGGGTTGTGCCGGGGACCTTGGCCTTCAGCAGTTCGGCGTCCTTCTTGACGTCGTCCCAGCTCTTGGGGGCGTCCGTGATGCCGGCCTGGGCGAAGAGGGTCTTGTTGTAGAAGAAGGCCCGGGCGGAGGAGACGAAGGGTATGCCGTACTGGACGCCGTCGACCTGGCCGGCGGTGGCGAAGGTGGAGATGAGGTTGGCCTGGGTGGCGACGGAGAGCACGTCGTCGACCTTGTAGAGGAGGTCGTCGGCGACCTTGTCGGCGTAGCCGCCGGTCTGCAGGATGTCCGGCTGGTTGCCGCTCTGGATCATCGTCTTGACCTGCTTGTCGATGTCGTTCCAGTTGACGACCTGGACATCGATCCTGATCTTGGGGTTGGCCGCCTGGAACCGCTGGGCGACGTCGTCCCAGTAGGTCTTGGAGCTGTTGCTCGCCTTGTCGCCGTAGTCGGCCGCGACGAGCTTGAGGGTGACCGTGCCGTCCGCGGACGTGCCGCCGCCGTTGCTGCCGCAGGCGGTGAGCGCGAGGGCGCCGATCGTACAAGCCGTCACCAGGGTGAGGATGCGGTTCTTCACGGGGATGACCTCCTCGGGCCCCGGGGGTACCGGGTGCCGGACGTTGTTCTGGGCCACGGAACGGCGCGTCCGGGCTGTGGGGAGGGCCGCCGTCGACCTGCTCGGCCGGCGGAGACTTCGCAGCAAGTGCTGCGCGAATGTGCGCAAATCTAGCAGCTTTCAATCATCTTTTGGCGCTTGCCGATGTCTCAGTGTTCATCAGGCATTCGATCTGGTCCAGCCGTCGTTGCGAGACTGTTGTCAACGCGACACTCGCCACCGATCCTGGGCGCGGAGTGCCGCACGCGCCGTGACGGGCCGATTTCGCTGCGCACATTTGCTTGAAGGATCGATGAATGAATCAGAATCGATCACCGACTGCTGAGCCGGCCGCAGGGTCGGACGGGGCCCGGTTCGGCGCCGGCCGTGCGGGCGCGGGAGCTCCGGGACGACGGTGGCCGTGGCGGGTCACGGCGCCCCGACGGCCGGCCGTTTCGCGGCGTGCGTGCGTGTGGGCGTGTGGGCGGCGGGGCGGGGCGGGTGCACCGCGACCGGGCCGTCCGGCTGATGACGCCACCGCACGGAGCCCGGCTGTGCGTCAGGCGCTGCGGACGGGGAGCGAGGCCGATGCCGCCGTGGTGACGGTGGCCAGGAGCGCGGTGACGGTGCCGGTGACGGCCCGGCGGCCGGCGGCCAGGTAGCCGCGCGGGTCCACGGCGCTCGGGTCGGCCGCGAGGGTGGCTCGTACGGCCGTGGTCATCGCGATGCTCAGTGCGGTACCGATGTTGACCTTGTTGATACCGCCCTGGACCGCCCGTTGGATCTCCTGGTCCGAGAGGCCGGACGAGCCGTGCAGGACGAGGGGGACCTCCAGCGCGAGGCGCAGCCGGTGCAGCAGGTCGTTGTCGATCCGCGCGTCGCGCGAGGTCATCGCGTGCGAGCTGCCGATCGCCACGGCGAGCGCGTCCACGCCGGTCTCCTCGACGAACCGCCGGGCCTCGTCCGGGTCCGTGCGGGCTCCCGGGGCATGGGCGTCCAGGGGGCCGGTGCCGTCCTTGCCGCCGACCTCGCCGAGCTCGGCCTCCAGCCAGAGTCCGTTGGCGTGGGCCCACCGCACGGCCTTGCGCGTGGCGGCGACGTTCTCCTGGTAGGGCAGGTGCGCCGCGTCGAACATCACGGAGCTGAATCCGCAGTCGGCGGCGTCCTGGAGCAGGGCTTCGTTCTTGACGTGGTCGAGGTGCAGGGCTACGGGGACGTCGCTTCGGTGCGCGGCGCTCACGGCGGCCGCGGCTGTCGGGTGCATGCGTCCGCCGTGGAACTGCACGGCGTTCTCGCTCAGCTGGAGGACGACCGGCTCACCGGCGGCCTCGGCGGCGGCGATGACGGCTTCGATGTGTTCGAGGGTGATGACGTTGAAGGCGGCGACGGCGCCGGCCGAGGAGGCGGCCTCGGCGACGAGTTCGCCGGTGGTGCTGAGCGGCATGGTGATTCCTTCCTGGGGCGTACGGCAGGTCAGGCGGGGACGATCCGGACCTGGGTGAGACAGCGCTCGTAGGAGCGGCGGTCGAACATCCCGGCGTAGGGCGCGCGGACGGTGGCGGCCGACAGTGCGACCGCGTGGCTCAGCGCCTGCGGCAGCGGGGTGCGGTCGGCGAGGCCCATGGCCAGCGCGGCGACGGCGGCGTCGCCGGCCCCCGTGGGATTCCCGCGGATGTCGGCCGGGGGTGACAGGCGGGCCCGCCAGCAGCCGACGGGCGTCACGGCCAGCAGCCCGTCCGGTCCCAGCGAGGCGACCACCGTCCGGGCGCCGGCCTTCGCCAACTCCTCGGCGGCGAGGGCGGGGTCGTCGATTCCGGTGGCTTCCCTGAGCTCGGCGGCGTTCGGCTTGATCACGGTCGGTCCGGCCTCGAGGGCCTCGGTGAGCGCCGGACCGGCGGCGTCCAGGACGACCGGGACACCGTGTGCGCGGGCGAGGCGGACGAGTTCGCCGTAGGCGTCCGGCCGGACACCGCGGGGCAGGCTGCCGGACAGCACCAGCGCCTGGGTGGTCGGCAGCAGGCTCTCCACCCCGGCGACCAGGGCGCTCCACTCCTTGCCGGACAGCTCCGGGCCGGGTTCGCCCAGCATCGTCGC
The sequence above is a segment of the Kitasatospora sp. NBC_00240 genome. Coding sequences within it:
- a CDS encoding serine/threonine-protein kinase, producing MEALDAADPRRIGQYRLLRRLGAGGMGQVYLGRTAGGRTVAVKTVHREYAADHEFRVRFRQEVSAARRVGGRWTAPVLDADTEGERPWVATAYVAGPSLAAAVREFGPLPGPAVRVLALGLAEALAAVHALGLVHRDVKPSNVLLALDGPRLIDFGITRSLDAATALTRSGFVIGSPGYLSPEQAQGLPSRPAGDVFSLGAVLAYAATGIAPFGSDTGAPVLLYRVVHEEPDLGRLLPQDPEFRELLTACLAKDPERRPAPERLLEVLAPAGGPGAGPAPHRLGGDWLPPAVAGSLARLAVELLDLDSEAEPATGGPGEVHPDGAADPSAAGGTGPLPTAPGASWPGTPGAPGAAGTPSGRFGPAEPWVSPPPPPTAAPGPWPGRPGAGTAAGVNPPAAPRTAAARLRRTLLVAVLPVVVVVGLAGWLANGWGSDTGGGSGVPPAATGPAAGSPPGSGSSSGSGAASPGRSTPAATPSATGSGADPTGQPPAGLVPAEYLGTWSGVLTSPAATLRADFRITISQGGKDDPVGSIHNNTGAGTPYCDSNALLISVGADRLVLRTAPTSGLSGCVANPARQIYTRNSEGGLHLEVDGFSGDLAAQH
- a CDS encoding aminotransferase class V-fold PLP-dependent enzyme, producing MSAAPLPLLLPDGRPAAHAWTLDPALRHLNHGSFGAVPQAAQQEQQRLRAEMDRAPVVWFPGLPRRVAAARAEIAEFLRVEVRDLALVPNASGGASVVYGNLPARPGGEVLVTDHGYGAVTMGAQRLARRWGGSVRTARVPLHATAEAACAAVLDAVTDRTALIVLDHITSATARWMPVAQVGAAARAAGIPLLIDGAHVPGLAEDPLAGLEFDAWVGNLHKFGCAPRGASALVVRSELREQLHPLIDSWGAEEPFPERFDTQGTIDATSYLAAPTALAFVERTWGWKTVRGYLHELADYAERIIGEAFTELTGESAAADVGMPVNALRLVRLPAGLATNRADADALRDRVAAELGVEVAFTSFDGIGYFRLSTHVYNTPADFEDFAERCVPVLGDWARDAAQR
- the glpX gene encoding class II fructose-bisphosphatase — encoded protein: MHPAGPRPDRNLALELVRITEAAALAAGRFVGRGDKNGADGAAVAAMRSLFATVAVRGVVVIGEGEKDQAPMLFNGEHVGDGSGPPCDVAVDPIDGTTLTAKGMDNAIAVLAVADRGTMFDPGAVFYMDKLVTGPQAAEVVDITAPAAVNIRAVARAKGVPVGDITVVVVDRPRHAGLVKDIREAGARIKLIADGDVAGAVMAARADSGVDLLLGIGGTPEGVIAACAVRCTGGVIQGRLRPKDAAERHRAREAGHDLTRVLTTTDLVRGDNVFFAATGITNGDLLPGVRYRSESATTSSLVMRSRTGTIRRIDAEHSLPR
- a CDS encoding ROK family protein, which translates into the protein MADRPLLGECVIALDVGGTGMKGALLDRGSALLVTERWPTPRAHGPEAVVDAIVSALRSLALRAAEHGLAVRRAGVVVPGIVDTERSLAVYSANIGWRDLPLASVIEERTGLPVTLGHDVRAGALAEVRLGAARGAQDALFVAIGTGISAALVSDGRLLAAGGYAGELGHLVVEPDGRLCPCGNAGCLETVASAAGIAMAYTALSGHTVAGADEVAARLTEGDEAARAVWARAVEGLATALTAAVTLLAPEVVVLGGGLAESGDLLLGPLRARLDEKLTFHRRPHLVAAALGDRAGCLGAGLHAWDAADVMRAVPCAPAERTTHR
- a CDS encoding carbohydrate ABC transporter permease → MSPQTLDRPRTPQGRPRTAEPTVTPRPRRRFRPRTLVIAAVAWLLAAVFLLPYTQMVVTALRPADELRDGTYLPKHFAWSNFVDVWRDSTLGGNLRVTLLVAGGSTLLVLLVALPAAYYTARISFRGRKLFLLLVLVTQMFQPTSLLVGLYREFYQLNMLNSVWTLMICNAAFNLAFAIWILTAYISSIPVALEEAAMIDGLSRFQALIRVTLPLALPGVVTAVIFTFIAAWNEFVMGLTLSTVPESQPLTVGINGFIGNYTVQWNYLFAGSVVAIVPVVVLFAFIERQVVSGLTAGSVK
- a CDS encoding carbohydrate ABC transporter permease; protein product: MRRPGFERLGPLPWIGPAVLLILAVVVWPVYEMIHTSFQRISPSGFVRGSAGLDKYRKLFGEADLGHVLTVTVIWTVVVVAVTMITSLALAQLFNQEFPGRRLTRWALIAPWAASVLMTAIGFKWMLNQTAGVLNTAMVDLGIIDSPRDWLGDPSTAWPWMMFVAIFVSLPFTTYTLLAGLQTVPAELYEAAEVDGAGTWRTYRLITLPLLRPAFLVGVVINLINVFNSFPVIWGMTRGGPSSDTATTTVFMYQLKDTDIGESAAMSVVNFALVVIMVLLFLKVSRWNEEDNR
- a CDS encoding extracellular solute-binding protein encodes the protein MKNRILTLVTACTIGALALTACGSNGGGTSADGTVTLKLVAADYGDKASNSSKTYWDDVAQRFQAANPKIRIDVQVVNWNDIDKQVKTMIQSGNQPDILQTGGYADKVADDLLYKVDDVLSVATQANLISTFATAGQVDGVQYGIPFVSSARAFFYNKTLFAQAGITDAPKSWDDVKKDAELLKAKVPGTTPYALPLGPEEAQGESAMWELGNAGGITDTTGGYHLDSPANVETFKWLKANLVDPGLTYANPASTDRKTAFADFAAGKAAMLNGHPSLIQMAKDGKVDYGVAAIPGKDGALKSTLGVADWTMAFKKNGHKEQIKQFLDFAYTKENTLKFDELYNLMPVTQDTLKEMTTSGKHKDLEPFFALLPQASFYPLGKTSWDNVSAEIKKSIGTAVKDDPAKVLGDLQNKAKAAAADK
- a CDS encoding class II fructose-bisphosphate aldolase codes for the protein MPLSTTGELVAEAASSAGAVAAFNVITLEHIEAVIAAAEAAGEPVVLQLSENAVQFHGGRMHPTAAAAVSAAHRSDVPVALHLDHVKNEALLQDAADCGFSSVMFDAAHLPYQENVAATRKAVRWAHANGLWLEAELGEVGGKDGTGPLDAHAPGARTDPDEARRFVEETGVDALAVAIGSSHAMTSRDARIDNDLLHRLRLALEVPLVLHGSSGLSDQEIQRAVQGGINKVNIGTALSIAMTTAVRATLAADPSAVDPRGYLAAGRRAVTGTVTALLATVTTAASASLPVRSA
- a CDS encoding hexose kinase, whose amino-acid sequence is MIVTVTPNPALDITYTVAALRPHASHRVDTVHEQAGGKGVNVARVLHTLGRRTAAVLPLGGASGAAVRADLDRAGLSSLTIPLAGGVTRRTVAVVDRDDATMLGEPGPELSGKEWSALVAGVESLLPTTQALVLSGSLPRGVRPDAYGELVRLARAHGVPVVLDAAGPALTEALEAGPTVIKPNAAELREATGIDDPALAAEELAKAGARTVVASLGPDGLLAVTPVGCWRARLSPPADIRGNPTGAGDAAVAALAMGLADRTPLPQALSHAVALSAATVRAPYAGMFDRRSYERCLTQVRIVPA